The genomic window GGGGCCACTCTGCGCTACGCTGGCCGCGATGGGCACCCGGACCGACACCGCACTGCCGCTGGCGACGAGGACCCGGATGTTGGTCGCGGCCGCCGTGGGCCACGCCAGCATCCCGGTCCCCAGGACCGCCAGTGAAACGATGAACGACCGCATGAAGGCGAGTATAAGGGCAGAGGCTTGTGCCCCTCGTGAGAGCCGCCGCCCGGCCCGGCGGGCCGCGTGACGGGGGCGGCGGCGGGGCGCGTGTGGGCGCACGTGGGGCAGCCGTTCGCGCCCGCCCGGTACGACGTGCTGATCGTGGGGGCGGGCCGGATGGGCGCGGCCCTCGCGCGGTTCCTGAGGGCGGCCCGGCCGGACCTGTCGCTGCTGCTCGCCGAGGAGGGCGGCCTCCCGAACGAGGAGGGCGCGACGATCCTCGCGCCGGGCGTGTGGCACGCGGACGTACCCCCGGAGAGGCGCGAGGAGGCGGAACGCACGCGCGTCCTGCTCGGCGACGCGCTCACGCCCTGCGGCCTGCTCGACCTGCAGGGGCAGGCGGGGCCGGCGACGCGGCCCGTCAGCGAGGTGCTCGGGCCGGACCTGCTCGGCTGGATCGACGCGGGGGTGCTGCCGCACGTGCGGCTGGACGGGCGGGCGGGCGTGTACAGTGCCGGGCAGCTCACGCTGGGGCACGCGCAGACGGCCATCCGGGAAGGCGCGGACCTGATGCTGAACGTCCGCGCCGAACTGCACGGGCACGAGCTGAACGGGCACGCACTGGACCGGCCAGGGTCAGGCGGCGCGGCACGGGTGGCGCTGCACCGCCTGAGCGTCACGAACACGCATCAGGTCGTGGTGGACCACACCGTGAACGTCACGGTGGCGCGCGTGGTGATCGCGGCGGGCGCGCCCGGCCCGGCCCTCGCCGAGGCGGGGCTGGGCATCGTCACGCCGCACCGCGCCGCGTACCGGCAGACGCCGCGCCTGGAGGTGCCGAGCACGTCCGGCACGCCCGTCCTGCGCGCCGAGGGCCTGACGCTCCGCCCGCAGAGCGGCGGGTTCACGGTCGTGCCGCCCGTCCCGCACCCGGACCCGTGGGGGTACGTCCCGACGGGCGGGCGGCTGGTGGGCGTCCCGGTCGGGCTGCGCCGCGAGACGCTGGACGCCGTGATGCGCGCCATGCCGGGCCTGAGCGTGCTGGCGGGAGAGGGGCTCGTCGTCGGGCGGAGCATCGCGGACATTCCCG from Deinococcus aquiradiocola includes these protein-coding regions:
- a CDS encoding FAD-dependent oxidoreductase translates to MTGAAAGRVWAHVGQPFAPARYDVLIVGAGRMGAALARFLRAARPDLSLLLAEEGGLPNEEGATILAPGVWHADVPPERREEAERTRVLLGDALTPCGLLDLQGQAGPATRPVSEVLGPDLLGWIDAGVLPHVRLDGRAGVYSAGQLTLGHAQTAIREGADLMLNVRAELHGHELNGHALDRPGSGGAARVALHRLSVTNTHQVVVDHTVNVTVARVVIAAGAPGPALAEAGLGIVTPHRAAYRQTPRLEVPSTSGTPVLRAEGLTLRPQSGGFTVVPPVPHPDPWGYVPTGGRLVGVPVGLRRETLDAVMRAMPGLSVLAGEGLVVGRSIADIPGAWLAVPAGDWPTWERLDDTHWLLLGGERADLTGLAVAEQLAQALAAT